A single genomic interval of Aphidius gifuensis isolate YNYX2018 linkage group LG6, ASM1490517v1, whole genome shotgun sequence harbors:
- the LOC122859901 gene encoding uncharacterized protein LOC122859901, producing the protein MEEIVNIQKPIIFDESVTHYELHTHLPYGASKFNNSDEIRIGVQHQDLCLLPSKSSLHITGKFTKSNATAVAATTSLVKMSIAHMFEEIRYEINGIEVDRSKNVGWIDDEKIFDNEGNFNISIPLSILLGFAEDYRKIIINAKHELIIVRSNTNTNAYKQTTVADAAAENVKISLEKIEWIVPYIRVSDKQKIQLLNFIAKDPSIAMSFCTWGLYDYPLLPATTKHIWSVKISTQLEKPRYVIVGFQTARKNVAYKDASLFDQCKMRDIKLFLNSQSYPYGNFNINITQNQYALLYDMFAQFQVSYYGKESEPLLTKKEYIDQASLIVIDCSKQNEFLKSGPVDIRLEFESFEQFPAETSAYCLILHDRIVEYNPTSGSVRKLV; encoded by the exons ATGGAAGAAATcgtaaatattcaaaaacctataatatttgatgaatcaGTCACTCATTATGAGCTTCATACTCATTTGCCATATGGCgcttcaaaatttaataatagtgatgaaataaGAATTGGAGTTCAACATCAAGACTTGTGTTTATTACCAAGTAAAAGTTCACTCCATATTAcgggaaaatttacaaaaagtaaTGCAACCGCTGTTGCTGCTACAACTTCTCTTGTTAAAATGTCAATTGCTCATATGTTTGAAGAAATTCGTTATGAAATAAATGGCATTGAAGTCGATCGTAGTAAAAATGTTG GTTGGATAgacgatgaaaaaatatttgataatgaaggaaattttaatatatcaattccATTGAGTATATTATTAGGTTTTGCTGAAGATTatcgtaaaataattattaatgcaaAGCATGAACTTATTATTGTGAgatcaaatacaaatacaaatgcATATAAACAGACAACTGTTGCTGACGCTGCTGCCGAAAACGTAAAAATTAGTTTGGAAAAGATTGAGTGGATAGTGCCGTATATACGAGTGTcagacaaacaaaaaattcaattgctTAATTTTATTGCAAAAGATCCATCTATAGCAATGAGTTTTTGTACTTGGGGACTGTATGATTATCCTTTGCTACCAGCAACAACAAAGCATATTTGGAGTGTTAAAATATCAACACAACTTGAAAAACCACGATACGTCATCGTTGGTTTTCAAACAGCACGAAAAAATGTTGCATATAAAGATGCCAGTCTTTTTGATCAGTGTAAGATGAGAGATATTAAACTTTTCTTGAATTCTCAATCATATCCATatggtaattttaatattaacataacACAAAACCAATATGCTTTATTATATGACATGTTTGCTCAATTTCAAGTTTCGTATTATGGAAAAGAGTCAGAaccattattaacaaaaaaagaatacataGATCAGGCTTCTCTTATTGTAATTGATTGTTCAAAACAAaacgaatttttaaaatctggaCCCGTTGATATACGACTTGAATTCGAATCATTCGAACAGTTTCCCGCTGAAACATCGgcttattgtttaatattacatGATCGCATTGTTGAGTACAATCCAACCAGTGGCTCCGTCAgaaaattagtttaa